The Miscanthus floridulus cultivar M001 chromosome 17, ASM1932011v1, whole genome shotgun sequence genome has a window encoding:
- the LOC136518711 gene encoding uncharacterized protein, translated as MAMAPAAASRATGGSAPTRLISNSSFLVPPPIRLPRRAGGGGQRAMLLGVGRRADNGSSSSEGGRLVDEGMATLRRRIREARAESSEDDDIFDNDVDVGGAGIPLPTEWTELERRHHGSYLAGVRSAVGLLEVLLVNTRPGLGAGLLAMLLLGVPASLFLVCACAQLIQAAGSVWSG; from the coding sequence ATGGCGATGGCGCCGGCAGCAGCAAGCCGAGCTACTGGTGGCTCAGCCCCTACTCGCTTGATCTCCAACAGCAGCTTCTTGGTGCCACCTCCCATTCGGCTGCCACgtcgcgccggcggcggcgggcagaGGGCCATGCTCCTCGGCGTCGGGCGGCGCGCCGACAACGGCTCGTCCTCCTCTGAGGGCGGTCGGCTGGTGGACGAGGGCATGGCGACGCTGCGGCGGCGCATCCGCGAGGCGCGGGCGGAGTCGTCAGAGGACGATGACATTTTTGACAATGACGTCGATGTCGGCGGCGCCGGCATCCCGCTGCCGACTGAGTGGACGGAGCTGGAGCGGCGGCACCACGGGAGCTACCTGGCGGGCGTGCGCAGCGCGGTCGGCCTTCTCGAGGTGCTCCTCGTGAACACACGCCCGGGGCTCGGCGCCGGCTTGCTGGCCATGCTGCTGCTCGGCGTGCCGGCGTCGCTGTTCCTCGTCTGCGCCTGCGCGCAGCTGATCCAGGCCGCTGGTTCTGTCTGGTCCGGATGA